Below is a window of Niabella agricola DNA.
GATAAAGATTACAAAAATCAAACCGGCTTAAAATTTAATTTATGGAGAATCTTCTTTTAGTGATCAATGATGGCACTTTAAATGATAAACCTCTGAGGTTTGCCTGTTACCTGGCGCAGATAACCCGGTCCCGGCTTCAGGGGATACTGCTGACAAACACTTCTGAGAAGGAGCTGTATCCGGAAGAAATGATAAAAAAGAAAAGCAATGCGTCAGCGATGCTGGTTCAAATGCAGCATGTCGGAAGTGATAACGAGGAAGATATCCAGTGTTTCCGGCGGATTGCGAAAAAGAAGGAATTGCTTATGATATAAGATGCCTGAAAGGCGATCCGCTTCGCGAAGCTGTGTCAGAAAGCCGTTTTGCCGATCTAATGGTAATAGGAGGAACATCCTCACCCGACGCAGAAGACGATGAATATCTTACGCCATTTGCCTGGTCGTTACTCCAGGTTGCCGAATGCCCGGTTGTGGTTGTTTCTGATCAGACACCGGATATAGAAGAGATTGTATTGACTTATGATGGCTCTGCCTCTTCGTTATTTGCCTTCCGACGATTTGCGCACCTGTTTCCTTGCTTTGAAAGTAAGCGAGTTATTGTGGTGGCTGCAGACCGGTTCCGGAGTTAAAACATGAGCGTTGATAAGGGACCAATGGAGGAATTTTATTCGCAGATTACCTTTGAGATGCTATATTCCAGGGACTTTGACAAAGAACTGTTTGACTTCTACCAGCGAAGACGTAATTGTTTTATAGTAATGGGTGCTGCCGGAAGAACAAGTCTTTCAAGGTTGATGTCAGATGGAAAAATGTATTTAAACCGGGAGGTGATGGAACATCCGTTTTTTATTGCTCATTTCTGACAAACTCTTTTTTTATTTATGCAAAGCCCGGAACAAAATAATAATCAGGCAATTGCCTTCATCTTTCAACAGATGGCGCGCTGTTATCGCTACCTGGGCGGAGAGCCATTCCGGGCATCTGCCTATGAAAAAGCGGCAGCGATGCTATCGAATATGCAAGAAGATATTGCTGACTATGCCCCGGATCTAAAACGCCTGGAAGCCCTGGGTAATATTGGTGTCAGTATAGCAAAGAAAATAACAGAATACCTGCAGACAGGGAAGATCGGGCTGCTCAGTCGACTGAAAAAGCGGGTGCCGTACGAGTTGCTGGAATTGATGGATATTGCTGGCTTTGGCCGGCAACTCTAAGAGTGCTGTATCATCAATTTGGTATAAAAAACGAACATGAGCTGGCGGAAGCTTTAAACAGTCACCGCCTCGATGGAGTTAAAGGGATCGGTAAACGAAGGATTGAACGTATGAAAGTGTTGTTGGCGTTAACGAGAAGCGGGCAGCCGATGTTATTAAAGGATGGCCGCCGGATTGGAACGGCGCTTGTGAATTTGATTAGAAAAATACCCGGCGTACAACAGGCTGAACTTTGCGGTAGCATTCGCAGAAAAAGCAAATTCATAGGCGATATTGATATACTGGTGATTGCAGCGCCTGAAGACCGGTTGGCTATTGTACAACGCTTTATTACATCCAGGCATATTCTGAGGGTATTGGTTAAGGGAGCCAATAAAGCGAGCGTATTATTGCGGTACCAAAACATTCAGGTAGATATACGGCTCATGCACGCGTATGAATATGGTGCGGCCTTGCTTTATATGACGGGTTCACGGGAACACACCATTCGCCTGCGTACGATCGCCAAACAGAAAGGCTATACGATGAATGAATACGGGATTTTTGAAGTTGCAACGCACAGACGAATTGCCGGGTTAACTGAGGAGGAAATGTATCGTGCGTTGGGGCTGAAGTACATTCCTCCCGAGTTTCGCTTAAACAACGGCGAAATTGAGGCCGCCGCTTTGAGTGGCCCAGGTGTTGCCGTAAAATAATAAAATAATTGGTGCTGGCCGGCCCGGGTTGAAAGTGTGGAAAGGGCTTTAGCCGGAAGGTTCCTATCGTGGTTTCAACGAAGTAAATATGCGGATAAAGAAAAGATACGAACTGAATGTGATAATTACAAGAATCGCGGGGAGCTTAATGATTCTGTGTGCGGTACCCATAACAGCAGTAAATGCACAGCAGCGTTTTGCTGTCAGACCATTATCAAATCCTTCCTGGGTGGATGCATTTTATCGTCAACAGGAGGGCCGTTTATATTGGTCGCGATCCGGAATTGAAACGGGTGATACAATGCGGTCTGAATTGGTCAGGATATTTAAGGAAAATGCGGTCTTCCAGGGGCTGGATTCACTGAAATACCTGTCCATGTTGCCGGATACTGCTGCAGATCTCGATTCAGCTGCAATCCAGGTATATGACCGCATGATTACCGATGCTGCGTTGTCCTATTTTATGGACCTCTACCGGGGTGACCCGAAAACACGGACAAAAGTTGGAAGCGACGAGATTTCCGGGAAATATGAACTGAGCGATCGTCAATACATCACCGATCTTTTATACAAGGCAAGTAACAGCAGCGCGCGGTTGAGGGAAATGGTACAGACGTTGGAACCATCACAACCGCTTTACCTGACGTTAAAAAATGAGTTACAAACGCAACTAGAGTCGGGCGACCGGAAAAAAGTTGCATCGCTGGCCATCAGTCTCAATAACTTCCGCTGGTTTCTGCATTTCAGGTTTCAGCATTTTATGGTGGTTAATATTGCCGCTGCAAGTTTATGCTATTTTGAACAGGATTCGGTGAAGTTGACGATGCGGATTGTGGCCGGAAAGCCGTCAACAATGACGCCGCGGTTTGTGACCTATTGCAATGAAGTAATTCTTTATCCATATTGGAATGTGCCCCGAAGTATCGCGGTTAATGAAATCCTTCCGTTTTGCAGGAAAAACCTGGTTGTATTGGAAGTACTGAGGATGCAGGTGATTGACAGCAAGGGGGCAGTTGTTGATCCGAAACGGTTGGACTGGAAGAGGTTTACGGCGAAGAACTTTCCCTATCGTTTCCGCCAATCTACGGGTTGTGACAATGCATTAGGTGTTATTAAGTTCAATTTAACCAGTCCCTATAGCGTATACCTGCACGATACCAATTTGAAGTCCGCTTTCAAGGAAGCGAAAAGGTATCTGAGTCACGGTTGCATCCGGATCGAAAAGCCGCTTGAGCTGGCAAATGAAATACTGGACGATAAGCTTGACGAACGTTTTCTGAATGCCAGCATCAAAGGTCAGCAGCCTGTAACAAAGAAGGTTGGGAAACCGGTTCCTGTTTTTGTTTTGTATATGACGGCAGATGACGCCGCAAACGGCACGGTGAACTATTTCGAAGATATATATAATTTGTTGTAGTTGACACCTGTGATTGTTTTGACATTTTTTGACAGGTTGAATTGCCGGTATTTGGGTGTTGATAAGGCTCAAACAGGCCGGTGATGAGCGTCATTGAAATGGGGTTGCACCAAAACTAAATTTGTTGAAAGCGGTTGAGATAAGGCTTAACGGCTGTAT
It encodes the following:
- a CDS encoding L,D-transpeptidase family protein; the protein is MILCAVPITAVNAQQRFAVRPLSNPSWVDAFYRQQEGRLYWSRSGIETGDTMRSELVRIFKENAVFQGLDSLKYLSMLPDTAADLDSAAIQVYDRMITDAALSYFMDLYRGDPKTRTKVGSDEISGKYELSDRQYITDLLYKASNSSARLREMVQTLEPSQPLYLTLKNELQTQLESGDRKKVASLAISLNNFRWFLHFRFQHFMVVNIAAASLCYFEQDSVKLTMRIVAGKPSTMTPRFVTYCNEVILYPYWNVPRSIAVNEILPFCRKNLVVLEVLRMQVIDSKGAVVDPKRLDWKRFTAKNFPYRFRQSTGCDNALGVIKFNLTSPYSVYLHDTNLKSAFKEAKRYLSHGCIRIEKPLELANEILDDKLDERFLNASIKGQQPVTKKVGKPVPVFVLYMTADDAANGTVNYFEDIYNLL